TTACCTTGGTAGGACGCGAAACTGGAGGAGGTGAAGAGGGGTGCAATGGTGGTGTTATCTCGACAGTGGTACTGCCTTATTCAAAGCTAAGGCTACAATTTCCTCATTTTAGAATTACAACTGCCCTCAAGTCGCTTAATATTGGGCAAGGAGTAAGCCCCGATGTAGATGTACAATATACCATTTTGGAAAGGCTCAATAAAGTTGACCTCGAACTTACTCGAACTTTTGATTTAATCAAAAAAACAGAATTGAGTAGGCTAGGTACAAAATAGAAGCAACATTTCAGCATAGCTGAGTAAAGATAAATTTAGTTTTGGTTTAAGTGAGTTATAGTCGCATCGTGATATTCACGATGCGACTTTTATGTTTGATTACGTAGCTAATTTATTGGTACACAATTAGGGTCAACTTATATGACTCGTCTGAGAGTCAGGGTTGTTACAATTAATTCAGGCCCTCTTTTTATTACAAAATTGATAGGTTTTCCTTCCCCTTTCTGGAATAGTTTATAGATTTCGGTAATAGTAATATCTTGCGATGATTTGTTGTTGATAAACAGTACACGGTCGCCTTCTTTAAGCCCAGCCATTTCTGCTGGCGAATTTTGTTCAACTTTTTCAATATGAAATTCATGGTAGTCTTTACCTTTGGCCATCAGTTCAAGCCCAGTCATATTGTGTTCAAAAGGCTCTTTGAGGCGTTTGTTTGAGGTTTTTAACACAATATATGAATCACGATAATTAAAAGTAATTTTAAATCGCCTCAAAAACTCACAGCCAATATTACCGTTGCGATTCATTGCCGACAAGCCAGCCCTTACCTTGTACGACGAACTGTCGGGAAAAGATGCTACTAGATTTTGGAGTGTATATTTCCCAATTCGGAGCTGTTTTACACGGCCAAGCTTGCCATTGATAATCCCACTAAGCCCACGTCCTAATTGAGCATTTACAAGTTTTTTGGGTAATACAATGCCATTGCTTTGGTTGGCATCCAACGATATAGCATGGCCAGCCCCAGTATCTAAAATAACCTTCAATGGTAATGTTTTTGAGCTATCAACAAGCTCCATCATGTTGAGATAAGGCTTATTGTCTTCAATAGTTATAGGAAAACGCTCGCCTTTAGAAGGTTTATATTTATACGTTTCGGGGTTTTGAATAATAATCTGATGAGCTGCAAAGTCGATAGTAACAACAAACCGATTAAATAAGTCATAGCCAATAATTCCGTGAATAGGTCGGCCTACAAATTCGCTCAGCTTGAGCATATCCGAACTCAGGGTAACAATATTTTGGCGATAGCCCGTAACCTCACCCAATAGAATGGTGTTGTTAAGAATAATACTGGCTTCGAGGTCGCCGCCTATGCCAGCACCTGCAAGTTTTACTTTGCGAACTCCCTTTAATTGCTGTTTTTGTAGACAAGCAGGATCTGTGACAATAATCGAACTTACACCTGTGTCTAGGATAAAATGTAGCGTGTCAGAATTGTTGATTTTTAGTGGAATAATAATCAGATTGGCTTGAAGCTCGAAGGGGATTTTAGACACCTTTCTTTTCTTAGAAAGCTGAAAACCAAACTTTTCCTCTTGATTTGTATCATTGTTTGAGCCTGAAATATTGTTGTTGTGTGACCAATGCGAATGACTATTCGTCAATACTGGGTAGTTTGGAAAAGCAAATAGCTGGCTGTTATATGCCAATAAAATGACCAGCCAAAGAAATCTTGTGATTTTTAAAGTTTTCATATCCTTGTCTGTTTAGCATATACCTAATTTACAGGATATTATCAGAAAATGCAAATATTTTTCCTGTAAAAAAACAATTTTAAATTTGAAAAATTATAGCACACTTGGTTTTATACAAATCACTAATGTAAAATAAAAATTGAAACTACACATAACACAATCTAGTTGAAGTATTTGTTAAAAGTTGAAAGTAGATAAAAGCAACTATATATATTGATGATATTACTTTTTGCTTGTTAACTTTGTGTTTTGCCAGAATATACTTGTATTCAGTGAAATAACGCTCCGCCAAGGTGCATTAAGGAGATTAGATAAAGTAGTTGTGTTAGTTTCCCATAAAAAACCATAATATCATGCCCAAAGTAGTTAAATTATGCTTAATGTGCTCAATCGTTAGCACAACATTGCTTTCTTGTGTAAGTAATCAAAAATACAAGGATTTATTGCAAGACAAAGACCGACTGGATGTTAATGTTGAGCGAGCACACAAAGAAATTCGAGAGTTGAAAGAAACCAAAATTGTGCTTGAAGACCAGATAAAGTATAAAAATACGGAAATCACGAAGCTAGAAGCACAGGTAAATTCGATTAAAAAACAAGCCGATGCAATGGACAAACGTTTTTCTGAGCTAGATGAGCAAATGAAAAAAATGAGTACCGAATTAGACCATAAAAGGTCGGAGAGTGCTCAGCTAGTGGCTAGCTATGAAAGAAAAATTACAGAATTACAACAATGGGCCAATAAGCTTAAAACTAAAAAGAAAGCTAGAAAAAAGTAAAATAGGAACGAAGGTACTTGAAGGGTTTTTGATCAGACCGCCTCTTTGGTGCTATTTATACGGTAGTTTTCTTTATAGAAAGGGGTTCTTATAAGCCCTAATTCAAAACCTCATGAAATAATTGAGGTTTTTTTATTTTGTATCCTTCAAGAAGATAATTTTAGTACATAAATTTGTAACTCAAATAAATATCAACCAAAAAACAGTTGTCTAAAGAATTTGATGATACTTCATACCGATGAATATCATACTTATCTCTCCCCGACTATCTTTAAAATAATGAGAAAAAAAATCGTTGCTGGTAACTGGAAAATGAATAAAACAATGGAAGAAGCGTTGATTTTAGCTTCTGAAGTTGCAAACATGGTAAAAGACGAAGTGTCGACAGATGTAACTGTCGTGATAGCTTCGCCTTCTTTGTATTTGAGTACTTTACAAAAATATGCTGAACCAATCGCCAATTTGAGTATTGCCGCTCAAAACTGCCACCAAAAAGCTTCTGGTGCATTCACAGGCGAAATTTCAGCTCCAATGTTGAAGTCTATTGGGGTGGAGTATGTAATCTTAGGCCACAGCGAACGTCGTCAATACTTTGCCGAAACAAACGAGCAATTGGCAGAAAAAGTAAATATCGCTTTAGAAAACGGTTTGACTCCAATTTTCTGTTGTGGAGAATCTCTAGAACAACGTGAAGCAGGTGGTTTCTTAGAATTTGTAGCTTCTCAGTTAACCGATAGCTTGTTCCATTTGTCGGCTGAAGATTTTGCTAAGGTAGTAATCGCTTACGAACCAATCTGGGCTATTGGTACAGGCGTTACGGCATCGTCTGCTCAAGCTCAAGAAATGCATGCTTATTTGCGTGGACACCTTGCTACGAAATATGGTCAAGAAATCGCTGACAATGCTTCTATTTTATACGGTGGAAGCTGCAACGAGAAAAACGCTCCAGAATTATTTGCTTGTGCCGATATCGACGGTGGGTTGATTGGCGGTGCTTCATTGAAATCTCGTGAATTTACCAATATCGCAAAGTCATACTAAGTCTATGAATGTGTTTGAATGAGCAGTCTTTCTATCAAATACATTTGTTCTTATAATTATCAAAAAGCTCTGGACATATTTGGGTCTGGAGCTTTTTGATTTTGGGGCTTTCAGATAGCTAAACATATCTTCTATTGCTTTGTTAATGTGATACTTACATACTATCGTGATAAATTTTCATGGATGAAGAACTTTTCTGGAAAACAGTGCGTTATATCTTTCCCTATTTCTAAAACATACTAAAACTATGCAAAGAGTAAACGTCACCATTTCGCTTGAATCGTACGATTCAGAAACAGAATTAAGCACCAAAGAACAGTTGCTTTTGATAGAGGCCAGAAAGGCTACTTATAAATCGTATGCCCCTTATTCACAGTTTCATGTGGGGGCAGCCGTACTCTTAGACGACGACACCATTATTACTGCCAATAACCAAGAAAATGCAGCATTTCCTTCGGGTTCTTGTGCCGAACAATCGGCTATATTTTGGGTAGGTGCTAACCACCCCGACAAGCAAATCAAAGCCATTGCTGTGATAGCTCGCCCGGGAAAAGGAGACGATTTTAGAGGAGTTCCACCGTGTGGGGCTTGCCGTCAAGCAATGCTCGAATACGAGGTTCGCCAAAAGCACCCTATTCGCTTATTGATGTTAGGAGCTAATAATCAGGTATTAGTAACCGACTCAATAGGCGATTTGTTGCCCTTGAAATTTGAAGAGTTTTAATAATCAAGAGCCTCAGGTTCGTGACCAATCGCAATATCATGCTGGAGTTTTTAAAAAAAAATACTTTTTCAATCGTCTACGCCTTTTTTTTGGGGCTAATGCCCTTGCTAGTAAGTTCATCTATCACTTACTGGGTGGTTTTTCATGAAGCCCAAATACAGGCTTTTTCTTGGCAAAACTGGGCAGTTATATACCTAATGGCTTGTTTTACAATGTCATTTGCTATGACACCGACAACCTTTGTTGCCTTGCTTAGTGGTTATTTTCTAGGCTGGAGTGCCATTATTCCTGTTTGTCTGAGCTATTGGGTAGCTTCTATTATTGGATTTAAAGTGGCCGAAAAAATTGACGGAGGGCGATTTTTACAAATATTGACTGAAAAGCCAGAAGTAAAAAAAGTAATGAATAATCTTCAAAAGCAAGAATTTAAGATAATACTCTTAGCAAGGTTATCGCCAGTATTGCCTTTTGCCGTTAGTAACCTTATCTTTTCGTTTTCAAGAGCCGACCTTCGCAATTTTATGACAGCAGGTTTTATCGGAATGCTTCCTCGAACACTGCTTTCTCTTTGGCTTGGTACACAAGCCAAAGAAGTCAAAATGCTCTTAGAGCACCCAAGCGAAGGCAGTTTTACACAATTATTGATTATAGGTTTGATTGTAGTATCGGTTTATGGGTTGTTTATCTTGGTAAAAAGAGCCATTGATAGTTCAAAGCAGTAAAAAATATTCTTGTCTCATTTTCAGAATATTAGGATTTTTTTGTACCTTTGCACCCCCAATAAACTGGGAAATTTCACTAAAATTCAATGTGTTTGCCCGCCACATTGATGTAAAGAGGGCTTTTAAGCAAACATGGCTAATCAATTAGCAGATTTCGACTGGGACTTAGTCGGCACAAAAGGTATCGGTGGTGGTTATTCTGCCGAAGAAAGAGCAAGATTAGAAGCTCTTATTGAAGGTACATTAAACCTCGTTACTGAAAAAGAAGTAGTAAAAGGTACAGTTGTAGGTATTACAGACCGTGAAGTGATTTTGAACATCGGTTTCAAATCAGACGGTATGGTTCCAACTTCAGAATTCAGAGATATGCCTGAGTTGAAAGTTGGAGACGTAGTAGATGTTTACGTTGAGAATCAAGAAGACAAAGCAGGTCAATTGATCCTTTCTCGTAAATTAGCGAAAGTAATGACAGCTTGGAAAAACATCGAAGATGCTCTTGAGCAAGATACCGTTATCGATGGTTTTGTTAAGCGCCGTACTAAAGGTGGTCTTATTGTTGATATTTTTGGAGTTGAGGCGTTCTTGCCAGGTTCTCAAATCGACGTTAAGCCAATCCGCGATTTCGATATCTTTGTAGGTAAGAAAATGGAAGTGAAGGTTGTGAAAATCAACCACGCTAACGATAACGTAGTTGTATCTCACAAGGTACTTATCGAAAAAGACCTTGAAGAACAACGTCAATTAATCTTGAATAACCTAGAAAAAGGACAAGTCCTTGAAGGTGTTATCAAGAACATGACTAACTTCGGTGTGTTCATCGACTTGGGTGGTGTTGACGGTTTACTTCACATCACAGATATTTCTTGGGGCCGTATCAATCACCCACAAGAGTTGCTTAAATTGGATCAGAAAATCCAAGTGGTTGTTTTGGACTTCGACGAGAACAAAAAACGTATCTCTTTGGGTATGAAACAATTGCAAGCACACCCTTGGGATGCTTTGGCAGCAACCGTAGAAATCGGTTCTAAAGTAAAAGGTAAAGTAGTTAACGTAGCTGACTACGGTGCTTTCTTGGAAGTATTGCCAGGTGTTGAAGGTTTGATTCACGTATCTGAAATGTCTTGGTCACAACACTTGCGTAACCCTCAAGATTTCTTGAAAGTGGGTGACGAAATCGAAGCTGTTGTATTGACTCTTGACCGTTCTGAGCGTAAAATGTCATTGGGTATCAAACAATTGACTGAAGACCCTTGGACTAAACAAGATTTGTTGAGCAAATATGCTGTAGGTACTAAGCACACTGGTACTGTACGTAACTTGACTAACTTCGGCTTGTTCCTTGAATTAGAAGAAGGTATTGATGGTTTAGTACACGTTTCAGACTTGTCTTGGACTAAGAAAATCAAACACCCATCTGAATTCATCAAAGTTGGTGAAAAATTAGATGTTGTTGTTTTGGAATTAGATGCTGACAATCGTCGTTTGGCTTTAGGTCACAAACAATTGGAAGAAAACCCTTGGGATACTTTCGAATCAATCTTCACTGTAGGTTCTATTCATAAATCAACTATCGTTGGTAAAAATGATAAAGGGGCTACTTTGGAATTGCCTTACGGTATCGAAGGAACTACTCAATTGAAACAATTGGTGAAAGAAGATGGCTCTGTAGGTGAAGTTGGTGAACAACTTGATTTCAAAGTTATTGAATTCAACAAAGACGACCGTAAGATTACTCTTTCTCACACAAGAGTATACAACGATGCTAAAGAAGAGGCTGTTCAAGAAGAGAAAAAGAAAACTGCTAAAGACGTAGAAAAAGTTGTTAGTACTGTTGAGAAATCAACTCTTGGCGACTTAGATGCTTTATCAGCTTTGAAAGCTCAAATGGAAGACTCGGCTCGTGAAGAAGCGAAGAAAAAATTAGAGAAAAAAGGTAAAGCTGAATAAGCCTAGCTTTGGAATCTAATCCATATAAAAAATCCTGCTGACTTTGGTCGGCAGGATTTTTTTATGGATTAGCCCAGTACTATTACAAGGTATTCGCCTAATGCTACACCGCCTAAAATAAGCATAGCCAAACAAAGTAGTACTTTCCCAACAATCCCTGTGGCTAGGCCAATAAATGAGCCTATAGCAGCTTTAACAGCTCTGTCAAAGCTTGTGCCACCTATCAACTCGCCTATCAATGCACCTACAAATGCTCCAATAAACATACCAATGGCTGGAATAAAAAACAAGCCTACCAATAAACCAATAGTAGAACCCCAAGCACCGAATTTTGTGCCACCAAACTTCTTTGTTCCCCAAATAGGAGCATAATAGTCTAAGATACTCATGGCTATGGTAAGTATCGTAAAAACAATAAGGGTGCGTTTATCAAAATTAGCATATTTGGAATAGTGTAAACAAAAAAGCCCAGCCAAGCTAAGTGGTGGCCCCGGAATAGGCAATACTGCCCCTGCAAGTCCTGTAAGCAATAAGACTATCGAAAGAATCGCTAAAATAATATCGGTCATAAAGGAATGTATTTGGTACAATAAAATAGTAAATAGAGTATGCTATTATTGCTTAATTTACTCATAAATATGCGTTGTTACCAAATTAAGTTATCGAAGGTGCAAAAAGGCAATGAAGGGATTGAAGGGGAAGTATTGGCATAATCCAAAATTTTACAGAGTATCACAGAGGGTTTGTTCTGGTATTTTCCTTTGTGATACTCTGTATTCTATAACTAATGAACCTTTCCAGAAAAGTAGATATATGATTGCTATAGCAAATATGAGTAGCTAAGTGTTAAATATAAAAACTGAATCATCAAAATATAAACTTATTCAAAACCCTTTAGCCCATCAATTTAAAGCCTTCTCCATGAAGGTTAATGATTTGAATACTAGGCTCTTCTTTGAAGAATTTTCGTAGCTTGGTAATATAAACATCCATACTTCGGGCATTGAAATAGGTGTCGTCGCCCCAAACCATTTTTAAGGCAAAGCTTCTGCTCACAGGTTTTCCCATATTTTCGCATAGCAATTTCAGTAATTCACTTTCTTTCGAGGTGAGCTTTTGAGGACCTGTTTCATGCGTAAGCAATTGTTTTTCGGCATCAAACTGGTATCCACCAATACTAAATACTGTGGTTTTAATATCGTGAGTATTAGTGATTTTTTGGCTTCTTCTCAAAATCGCTTGGATTCGGGCAAGAAGCTCTTCCATCGAAAAAGGTTTGGTCATATAATCATCTGCTCCCACCTTAAAGCCCTGTAGCGTATCTTCTTTCATAGCCTTGGCCGTAAGAAATATAATAGGCGTATCTTTATCCGACATTCTGACCTCTTTTGCCAATGTAAAACCATCTTTTTTAGGCATCATTACATCAAAAATACAAAGGTCGTAATCCATCAATACAAACTTAGAAAGGGCATCGTCGCCATCCTTAGCTAGTATGGTTTCATAACCTTTAATGGTTAGGTATTCTTGTAAAAGTTGCCCTAAATTTGGGTCATCTTCGGCTAATAAAATCTTGGTCATATTCTGTGCGTAAATCTTGAATTTGTGTAGGAATAAAAATCAGGAGAGCCTTTATTAATGGGTGGAGCGAGCTGCTGAACTTGGCAAAATAATCTCAAACTGGCTTCCTTCGCCTAGTTTACTTTGTACTTTTATTTTGCCATGATGCTCATCCACCATTTTTTTTACATAACTCAATCCCAATCCAAAGCCCTTCACATCATGTAAATTACCTGTCGGTACACGGTAAAACTTCTCAAAAATATTCTTGATAGATTCTTTTCCCATGCCTATACCTTTGTCACTCACCTTTATAGAAATACCCCCTTCTACCTCGGCGGTAGCAATCGAAATAATGGGTTTTTCTAAGGAATACTTATTGGCGTTATCTAATAGATTAAAAATAATATTGGTTAAATGTACTTCGTCTGCTTCGATTTCGCTATTATGTGCCTGCAAATCTAGCGTTATTTCGCCATCTCGTAGTTCAATCTGTGGGCTAATATTCTCCAAAACGTGTTCTATTACCTGATGTACATTTACCAAGCCCAACTTGAGTTTTAGTTCGCCTCGTTCCATTTGGGCAGTTTGAAGCACCTTTTCTACCTGCGAGCCAAGCCGTTTGTTTTCATCCTTAATAATATTCAAATAGCGATTAAACATGGTTTTGCTAGCTGCCACATCTTTGTCTTGAAGCATTTGAGTTGCCAAAGATATAGTAGAAATAGGTGTTTTAAACTCATGGGTCATATTATTGATAAAATCGTTTTTGATGTCGGCCAAATGCTTTTGTTTGACAATCGTATTGACAGCAATATAAAAGCAACCCAATACTACCAATATCAAAAGTAACGAACTGGTGTACATTACCCACATATTACGCATAATGTAGCGGTCTTGGTTGGGAAAATACACCCTCAAATAGCTTTCTGAATTGGAGAAATCATTCGGGAAAAGATTGACCAAATAGGTATCTTTATCGCTTTTCAAGCCATTAGCTTTGTATTTTAGCGAAGA
The DNA window shown above is from Flectobacillus major DSM 103 and carries:
- a CDS encoding response regulator transcription factor, which translates into the protein MTKILLAEDDPNLGQLLQEYLTIKGYETILAKDGDDALSKFVLMDYDLCIFDVMMPKKDGFTLAKEVRMSDKDTPIIFLTAKAMKEDTLQGFKVGADDYMTKPFSMEELLARIQAILRRSQKITNTHDIKTTVFSIGGYQFDAEKQLLTHETGPQKLTSKESELLKLLCENMGKPVSRSFALKMVWGDDTYFNARSMDVYITKLRKFFKEEPSIQIINLHGEGFKLMG
- the rpsA gene encoding 30S ribosomal protein S1; protein product: MANQLADFDWDLVGTKGIGGGYSAEERARLEALIEGTLNLVTEKEVVKGTVVGITDREVILNIGFKSDGMVPTSEFRDMPELKVGDVVDVYVENQEDKAGQLILSRKLAKVMTAWKNIEDALEQDTVIDGFVKRRTKGGLIVDIFGVEAFLPGSQIDVKPIRDFDIFVGKKMEVKVVKINHANDNVVVSHKVLIEKDLEEQRQLILNNLEKGQVLEGVIKNMTNFGVFIDLGGVDGLLHITDISWGRINHPQELLKLDQKIQVVVLDFDENKKRISLGMKQLQAHPWDALAATVEIGSKVKGKVVNVADYGAFLEVLPGVEGLIHVSEMSWSQHLRNPQDFLKVGDEIEAVVLTLDRSERKMSLGIKQLTEDPWTKQDLLSKYAVGTKHTGTVRNLTNFGLFLELEEGIDGLVHVSDLSWTKKIKHPSEFIKVGEKLDVVVLELDADNRRLALGHKQLEENPWDTFESIFTVGSIHKSTIVGKNDKGATLELPYGIEGTTQLKQLVKEDGSVGEVGEQLDFKVIEFNKDDRKITLSHTRVYNDAKEEAVQEEKKKTAKDVEKVVSTVEKSTLGDLDALSALKAQMEDSAREEAKKKLEKKGKAE
- the tpiA gene encoding triose-phosphate isomerase, with product MRKKIVAGNWKMNKTMEEALILASEVANMVKDEVSTDVTVVIASPSLYLSTLQKYAEPIANLSIAAQNCHQKASGAFTGEISAPMLKSIGVEYVILGHSERRQYFAETNEQLAEKVNIALENGLTPIFCCGESLEQREAGGFLEFVASQLTDSLFHLSAEDFAKVVIAYEPIWAIGTGVTASSAQAQEMHAYLRGHLATKYGQEIADNASILYGGSCNEKNAPELFACADIDGGLIGGASLKSREFTNIAKSY
- a CDS encoding DUF456 domain-containing protein — encoded protein: MTDIILAILSIVLLLTGLAGAVLPIPGPPLSLAGLFCLHYSKYANFDKRTLIVFTILTIAMSILDYYAPIWGTKKFGGTKFGAWGSTIGLLVGLFFIPAIGMFIGAFVGALIGELIGGTSFDRAVKAAIGSFIGLATGIVGKVLLCLAMLILGGVALGEYLVIVLG
- a CDS encoding cytidine deaminase, translating into MQRVNVTISLESYDSETELSTKEQLLLIEARKATYKSYAPYSQFHVGAAVLLDDDTIITANNQENAAFPSGSCAEQSAIFWVGANHPDKQIKAIAVIARPGKGDDFRGVPPCGACRQAMLEYEVRQKHPIRLLMLGANNQVLVTDSIGDLLPLKFEEF
- a CDS encoding aspartyl protease family protein yields the protein MKTLKITRFLWLVILLAYNSQLFAFPNYPVLTNSHSHWSHNNNISGSNNDTNQEEKFGFQLSKKRKVSKIPFELQANLIIIPLKINNSDTLHFILDTGVSSIIVTDPACLQKQQLKGVRKVKLAGAGIGGDLEASIILNNTILLGEVTGYRQNIVTLSSDMLKLSEFVGRPIHGIIGYDLFNRFVVTIDFAAHQIIIQNPETYKYKPSKGERFPITIEDNKPYLNMMELVDSSKTLPLKVILDTGAGHAISLDANQSNGIVLPKKLVNAQLGRGLSGIINGKLGRVKQLRIGKYTLQNLVASFPDSSSYKVRAGLSAMNRNGNIGCEFLRRFKITFNYRDSYIVLKTSNKRLKEPFEHNMTGLELMAKGKDYHEFHIEKVEQNSPAEMAGLKEGDRVLFINNKSSQDITITEIYKLFQKGEGKPINFVIKRGPELIVTTLTLRRVI
- a CDS encoding TVP38/TMEM64 family protein — its product is MLEFLKKNTFSIVYAFFLGLMPLLVSSSITYWVVFHEAQIQAFSWQNWAVIYLMACFTMSFAMTPTTFVALLSGYFLGWSAIIPVCLSYWVASIIGFKVAEKIDGGRFLQILTEKPEVKKVMNNLQKQEFKIILLARLSPVLPFAVSNLIFSFSRADLRNFMTAGFIGMLPRTLLSLWLGTQAKEVKMLLEHPSEGSFTQLLIIGLIVVSVYGLFILVKRAIDSSKQ
- a CDS encoding sensor histidine kinase, whose protein sequence is MTKRKIQYIIALMAFGSLGLIIFQFYWLGFTLRAKNEQFGSDVRDAMQRVVRRLGQEEFFFLAKQKMDAQEKQKQLAAIAKPVNAKESAKGLASKTPTPTSNVPLSLEGVATITLPSDILVSKSTEILPNGEIREYEEFSVNMDLEEIQKRLNENKQLDAIFAEALRQREQAQYKQDSAIKAKKLADQKKKQKEHHTNDDTSIAQEKHDVNDQGQMAKEVFNDFLFKKRNIYERINYFVLDSLLRYEIKNKGINIPFEYGISTKEQPSLLHYASSLKYKANGLKSDKDTYLVNLFPNDFSNSESYLRVYFPNQDRYIMRNMWVMYTSSLLLILVVLGCFYIAVNTIVKQKHLADIKNDFINNMTHEFKTPISTISLATQMLQDKDVAASKTMFNRYLNIIKDENKRLGSQVEKVLQTAQMERGELKLKLGLVNVHQVIEHVLENISPQIELRDGEITLDLQAHNSEIEADEVHLTNIIFNLLDNANKYSLEKPIISIATAEVEGGISIKVSDKGIGMGKESIKNIFEKFYRVPTGNLHDVKGFGLGLSYVKKMVDEHHGKIKVQSKLGEGSQFEIILPSSAARSTH